A DNA window from Mycosarcoma maydis chromosome 12, whole genome shotgun sequence contains the following coding sequences:
- a CDS encoding uncharacterized protein (related to IPI1 - essential component of the Rix1 complex) yields MPKASKRQKEKKADFQKTKLKLGKGKQAANNATDVSFKAKTIALPQQSINVDKSGKLVNSRNLTIADLALQLRHYSAAVRRDAITGIKEILTLHPSLLMTDAASIVPELSRCIGDEDAAVRKQLHALIAWMLPQIPAQLLGTFQNTLLLFTTSALSHIYPEVRLDAVKILDVCLNVLPHAATTGWENAVHKMASAVSSASNRNRTTSSDTVGPSSATHQPHGERIMNCYLNLLGITQRSSSAASITATDLASASKLLIIRSLRTFLSHALRSTSDEDSDADFQHSCPTWFFRSAFACPAEFEYFQRILGRKSSSIQSRCVEVKHAKKHEVDGSTGVRESYSDWPPLASAATSLMDLDFTLGTSLHQSDLFDSLHMASTLEPSLSTASSVTLSAKPTQSAALSLYTLLDPALLASFLDTAPSAFQPDLDLSLPSRGQNVGLSTPAQLIFELISLMRALWRGSTVGCTQARTALANTLGHVSIYFPFSHRTSSSGLSARAKSAVVQVDLAYAELVALLALNDAKLQKVKSKFNVKVQIASVSSFIGELLSTPVTESGTVSLDTVSASAAGVLDPNTFRALLPTLWFLLGTEHETLLDSLLATFHTHTNQHRVKPVLFEFLARAFLLSKMRASTPFTNQENDRILESLLSTLPRSLWEAASSSAGFTFAGVQLEFLHFLLLSSSPPANLAYDKLGPFYFFRHPTKKVSGPGPFSRLPHTLRKLALDNIALLQGRDSKLDKAMSQALEFAQTSTSG; encoded by the coding sequence ATGCCGAAAGCATCAAAGAGGCAGAAGGAGAAAAAGGCCGACTTTCAGAAGACCAAGCTCAAACTAGGAAAGGGAAAGCAGGCGGCCAACAATGCTACTGATGTCTCCTTCAAGGCCAAAACCATCGCTTTACCACAGCAGTCGATCAATGTAGATAAGTCCGGTAAGCTTGTCAACTCTCGCAATCTCACAATAGCCGACCTAGCTCTTCAACTCCGTCACTACTCGGCAGCAGTACGAAGAGATGCTATCACAGGGATCAAAGAGATCCTCACGCTTCATCCAAGCCTGCTGATGACGGATGCCGCATCGATCGTACCCGAACTTTCACgctgcatcggcgatgAGGATGCCGCAGtgcgcaagcagctgcatGCCTTGATCGCATGGATGCTACCCCAAATTCCGGCTCAACTGCTTGGCACTTTCCAGAACACGCTACTTCTCTTCACAACCTCGGCTCTCAGCCACATCTATCCCGAGGTGCGACTTGACGCCGTCAAGATTCTCGACGTCTGTCTCAATGTTCTGCCACATGCTGCAACAACAGGATGGGAGAATGCTGTCCACAAGATGGCCAGCGCTGTATCCTCAGCTTCGAACAGGAACAGGACGACATCCTCAGATACAGTGGggccaagcagcgccacGCACCAACCTCACGGTGAACGGATCATGAACTGCTATCTCAACCTTTTGGGTATCACGCAAAGGTCTAGCTCTGCTGCATCCATCACCGCCACCGACCTTGCGTCTGCATCTAAGCTGCTTATCATCAGATCGCTTCGGACGTTCCTTTCGCATGCGCTTCGATCCACGTCGGACGAGGATTCGGACGCAGATTTCCAACATAGCTGCCCGACTTGGTTCTTCCGCTCAGCCTTTGCTTGCCCGGCGGAGTTTGAGTACTTTCAACGGATCCTCGGTCGTAaatcaagctcgatccaATCGCGCTGCGTTGAAGTGAAACACGCAAAGAAGCACGAGGTGGATGGCTCAACTGGTGTCCGAGAATCATATTCTGACTGGCCGCCCCTCGCCTCAGCTGCGACAAGTCTCATGGACCTGGATTTCACTTTGGGCACTTCTCTGCACCAGTCGGACCTCTTTGACTCTCTGCATATGGCATCTACCCTGGAGCCGTCCCTCTCCACGGCTTCGTCCGTGACGTTGTCCGCTAAACCTACACAATCCGCTGCCTTGTCGCTGTACACTTTGTTGGATCCTGCCTTGTTAGCCTCTTTCCTCGATACCGCCCCATCGGCGTTCCAGCCTGATCTGGATCTATCGCTGCCTTCGCGCGGCCAGAACGTTGGACTTTCCACTCCGGCACAGCTCATCTTTGAACTCATCAGTCTTATGCGAGCACTGTGGCGAGGCTCAACTGTTGGTTGCACACAAGCAAGAACAGCACTCGCAAACACGCTGGGCCACGTCTCAATCTACTTTCCATTCAGCCACCGTACGAGTTCAAGCGGTCTCTCGGCCAGAGCAAAGTCAGCAGTGGTGCAGGTGGACCTCGCCTATGCTGAGTTGGTAGCTCTGTTGGCCTTGAATGACGCCAAGCTACAAAAAGTCAAGTCCAAGTTCAATGTCAAAGTGCAGATCGCTTCCGTCTCTTCTTTCATTGGCGAGCTACTCTCGACCCCGGTCACGGAATCTGGCACCGTTTCGCTCGACACTGTCAGTGCATCTGCAGCTGGTGTTCTCGACCCAAACACTTTCCGCGCTCTGCTCCCGACTCTGTGGTTCCTGCTGGGCACAGAACACGAGACACTCTTAGACAGCTTGCTGGCCACTTTCCACACTCATACCAACCAGCATCGGGTCAAGCCTGTCTTGTTCGAATTTTTGGCCCGCGCCTTCCTGCTTTCGAAGATGAGGGCAAGCACACCTTTTACCAACCAAGAAAACGACCGTATCCTAGAGAGCCTGCTATCGACACTTCCACGCAGCCTCTGGGAGGCCGCGTCCTCATCCGCCGGATTCACATTCGCCGGTGTGCAGCTCGAGTTTCTGCATTTCCTCCTCTTGTCATCCTCGCCACCTGCCAACCTGGCCTACGATAAACTTGGGCCATTCTACTTTTTTCGACACCCTACCAAGAAGGTGTCGGGTCCAGGGCCGTTCTCGAGGCTTCCGCATACACTGCGCAAGCTTGCACTTGACAACATTGCACTTCTGCAAGGTCGAGATAGCAAGCTTGACAAAGCCATGTCACAGGCACTGGAATTTGCTCAAACCAGCACATCAGGCTGA